The Synergistaceae bacterium nucleotide sequence GCTGAAACATTATGATGGTCTATGATCACATCGATTTGAACCGGAGGCGCACGGTGCTTATTTTGGCGTTCTTTCCGGTCGCTCTTTTGATTTGTACCGGCTGCGTTTGCGCGTTGCTGGTGAAGTTCGAGCTTTTGGGGCCGATTCGGAGCGCCCAGTTTTGGCCGGAAATATTGCACTTGATCCTGGTCTCGTTCCCCTGGCTAACCGGCACGGCGTTCCTGTGGATATTCTTTTCCTACATGATGGGAGAGAACATCATCCTCAATGCGGCCGGAGCACAGGAGGTGACTCGCGACGACAATCCGAAACTGTACGATAGGGTTGAGAATGTGGCCATTATGGCGGGATTGCCCACGCCCAAAATATATATGATCGACGACGAGTCGCTCAACGCGTTCGCCACCGGCCGCGCGCCGAACACGGCGACCGTGGCGCTCACCACGGGAATCACGACGAAATTAAAACCCGAAGAGCTGGAGGCCGTGATCGCCCAT carries:
- a CDS encoding M48 family metallopeptidase, which encodes MMVYDHIDLNRRRTVLILAFFPVALLICTGCVCALLVKFELLGPIRSAQFWPEILHLILVSFPWLTGTAFLWIFFSYMMGENIILNAAGAQEVTRDDNPKLYDRVENVAIMAGLPTPKIYMIDDESLNAFATGRAPNTATVALTTGITTKLKPEELEAVIAHEMGHIGNRDTRLMIIVVTGIAMFTFLAEIAFRIALRSDRSRSKDGEREQGRLVFLVVALALWIFGVFVAPLIRMALSRNREFLADATSARITHNPDALADALEAISQDPRVEVLDSRPLMGALCVANPLSQSGLLSDLYASHPPIEERVDRLRKMARDL